CGTGATGTGGTAAGCGTCCGAACTCATGCCATACCCGACGACTTCCGCATACATTTTGGCTCCGCGCGCTTTCGCATGCTCATATTCCTCGAGAACAAGCACGCCCGCGCCTTCACCCATGATGAAGCCGTCACGGTTCTGATCGAACGGGCGGCATGCCGTGTTCGGGTCTGGATTCGTCGATAGTGCCTTGTTGGCACAGAATCCTGAGAATGAGAGCGGCGTGATTGGTGCTTCGGCCCCACCTGCGAACATCGCGAGGGCATCACCACGTTGGATGACTTTAAACGCTTCACCGATTGAGTTCGTTCCAGATGCACAAGCTGTGACCGAGCAGTTGCTCGGCCCTTTTGCTCCGAGGTAAATCGAAACTTGACCGCTCGCCATGTTTGGAATCATCATCGGGATGAAGAATGGGCTGATGCGACGTGGTCCCCGTTCATGCAAGATGCTCGCTTGTTTGTCGATTGTTTCGACCCCACCGATCCCGCTTCCGATCCAAATCCCGACATCGTCCGCGATTGCTTTCACATCTAGACCGCTATCCCGATGCGCAGCGTCAGCGGCTAAAATCGAGTATTGGATGAACGAATCCATCTTGCGCGCTTCTTTCGGCTCGACCAAGTGATCGATGTTCCATTCTTTGACTTCAGCCCCAACTTTCGCCGGATATTGGCTAATATCAATCTTCGTTAACGTATCGACTGCATTGTCCCCGTTCAACAGTCGCTCCCACATTGCCGTAACGTCGTTCCCGAGTGGGGATACGACTCCTAATCCTGTGATGACTACTCGTTTCATGCGTTAATCTCCTCCGTGATGTTAGCGTTATTCCATGTTAGACAACTCGCTCCCCATGTGAGCCCGGCGCCGAATCCGGCGACGACGACCGTCTGACCGTTTGAAATCTTACCGTGCTTGACCGCTTCGGCCAAAGCGAGCGGAATCGAAGCGGCTGACGTGTTCGCATGGTCTTGAATCGTGACGACAACCTTTTCTTCGTGAAGCCCTAACCGTTCGATTGCAGCGTCGATGATGCGACGGTTGGCTTGGTGCGGCACGAGGACGTCGAGGTCCTCAATCGTCTTTCCAGCCCCTTGTAGCGCCTCTAAGACGATATCTGGCATTTTACGAACGGCGAACTTGAAGACTTCACGTCCGTTCATGACGATTTTACCTTCTTCGTTCTCATACAAGAACTTTCCGCCGGTCCCGTCGCTGCCGAGTACGATGGAGTCGATGGCTGCGACTTCGTCTTCACCGAGAACGACGGCACCTGCCCCGTCACCGAACAAGACGGCGGTCGAACGATCGTCCCAGTCGATGAGGTTGCCCATCTTCTCCGCTCCGATGACGAGCGTCCGTTTCAACCCTTTCGCCTGCATCATGCTCTTCGCCGTATCCATCGCGAAGATGAAGCCGCTACAGGCGGCACTGACGTCGAAAGCGACCGCTCGCTTCGCTCCGAGGTTGGCCTGTACGAGACACGCTGTTGCCGGGAACGATGGCGCCGTGGCCGTCGCGCAAATAATCGCATCGATGTCTTCAATCGAGACACCGGCGCTTTGGAGCGCCCGCTCGGCAGCCTGTGTGGCCATGTCGGCGACACTCAAATCGGTGTCGGCCAAATGTCGCGCCTCGATTCCGGTCCGGGTCCGAATCCATTCATCGCTCGTATCCATTCGTTTTTCCAAATCGATGTTCGTGACCCGGTGCTCCGGAAGGAACGAACCAATCCCAATGATTCCAATGTTCATAGTGATGACCCCTATTCTTAGTATCTGGTACTAATATAAGGGAATAAAAAAGGGATGTCAACGCATCCCTCTCGATTATTCACTTTGACCGAGTCGTTTCGTGACGGCCATGACCATTTTTGCCGAATTGATGGATGCCGTTTCTAAAAATTCATCGAACGACAAGTTTGCTTCCTCGTCGGCGCTGTCCGAAATCGAACGGGTCACGACGAACGGAATCCCGAACTGGTAGCACGTCTGTGCGATCGGAGCGGCTTCCATCTCGACAGCCGCGACACCTTCGAAACGACCGAGGATGTCGGCAACACGTTTCGAGTCGTTGATGAACGAGTCACCTGTCACGATGAGGCCCGTGTGGACGTTCACATCATGGAGGCTCTCAATCACTTCTTTACAGACATCCATCAAATGAGCGTCAGCCGTGTACGCTGCCGGCATGCCTGGCACTTGCCCGTACTCGTAGCCGAACGCGGTCACATCGACATCGTGATGACGGACTTCGGTCGAGACGACGACGTCTCCGACTTTCATTCCTTTTTTAAAGCCGCCCGCCGAACCGGTATTGATGACGACATCCGGTTTGAACTTGTCAATGAGAAGCGTCGTACCGATGGCCGCATTCACTTTCCCGATGCCTGACTTTAAAATGACGACTTCGACGTTGCCGAGGTATCCTTCATAGAAGTGATAGTTGGCGATCTCTGTGTCTGTCCGTTCTGTCAATTCGT
This sequence is a window from Exiguobacterium mexicanum. Protein-coding genes within it:
- the fabF gene encoding beta-ketoacyl-ACP synthase II produces the protein MKRVVITGLGVVSPLGNDVTAMWERLLNGDNAVDTLTKIDISQYPAKVGAEVKEWNIDHLVEPKEARKMDSFIQYSILAADAAHRDSGLDVKAIADDVGIWIGSGIGGVETIDKQASILHERGPRRISPFFIPMMIPNMASGQVSIYLGAKGPSNCSVTACASGTNSIGEAFKVIQRGDALAMFAGGAEAPITPLSFSGFCANKALSTNPDPNTACRPFDQNRDGFIMGEGAGVLVLEEYEHAKARGAKMYAEVVGYGMSSDAYHITAPSPEAEGGSKAMNEALRDAGIRPEDVQYINAHGTSTPLNDMLETKAIHNVFGDHAHNLAVNSSKSMIGHLLGAAGGVEAVITALSIHEGRIHPTINCETPADDCDLDYVRDGNRELDIQYALSNSLGFGGHNATLAFAKVND
- a CDS encoding beta-ketoacyl-ACP synthase III, which produces MNIGIIGIGSFLPEHRVTNIDLEKRMDTSDEWIRTRTGIEARHLADTDLSVADMATQAAERALQSAGVSIEDIDAIICATATAPSFPATACLVQANLGAKRAVAFDVSAACSGFIFAMDTAKSMMQAKGLKRTLVIGAEKMGNLIDWDDRSTAVLFGDGAGAVVLGEDEVAAIDSIVLGSDGTGGKFLYENEEGKIVMNGREVFKFAVRKMPDIVLEALQGAGKTIEDLDVLVPHQANRRIIDAAIERLGLHEEKVVVTIQDHANTSAASIPLALAEAVKHGKISNGQTVVVAGFGAGLTWGASCLTWNNANITEEINA
- the mtnN gene encoding 5'-methylthioadenosine/S-adenosylhomocysteine nucleosidase, translating into MKIGIIGAMEEEVNLLRNELTERTDTEIANYHFYEGYLGNVEVVILKSGIGKVNAAIGTTLLIDKFKPDVVINTGSAGGFKKGMKVGDVVVSTEVRHHDVDVTAFGYEYGQVPGMPAAYTADAHLMDVCKEVIESLHDVNVHTGLIVTGDSFINDSKRVADILGRFEGVAAVEMEAAPIAQTCYQFGIPFVVTRSISDSADEEANLSFDEFLETASINSAKMVMAVTKRLGQSE